The Rhodothermus marinus DSM 4252 DNA segment CAGACACTGACCGATCGACTCCGCGCCGACTCGCTCGAAGTCGTCCAGACGCTCAGTGCGTTCTGGACGGAGCTGCGCAACCCGAACCTGTGGATGGGCCTGCTGGGCACGCTCCTGCACATCGGCCTGGTGGTGCTGCTCATCCTCATCGGCCTGCGCGTGATCGACCGCGCTGCCGACCGCTGGATGCAACGCGTGGCCGACCTCCCCGCCTCGCATCCCCGCCGCCAGCGCGCCTCCACGCTGGCCAACCTGATCAGCTCGACGGCCCGCTACACGCTCTGGGCCGTGGGCCTGATCATGATCCTGAGCGAACTGGGCATCAACGTGAGCGCCCTGCTGGCTACGGCCGGCGTGGCCGGACTCGCCATCGGCTTCGGCGCCCAGACGCTCGTGCGCGACGTCATCAGCGGCGTCTTTCTGCTCTTTGACGACACGATCCACGTAGGCGACCTCGTGCGCGTGGGAAACGACACGGGCACCGTCGAGCACATCGGCGTGCGCCTGATCAAGGTGCGCAAGTTCGACGGCGAACTCCTGATGATTCCGGCCGGCGAGCTGCGCATCTTCGGCAACCGGAGCATTGGCTTCGTGCGAGCCATCGTCGAAATCGGCCTGGCCTACGAGCAGGACCTCGATACCATCCTGCCCGTCATCGAACGCGTGGCCAGCGAATGGGCCCAGGCCCACCGCGACATCCTGCTGGAAGAAAAGCCCGAGGTGCAGGCCATCATGAACTTCGGCGATTCGGCCGTCACGGTTCGCGTGGCCGTCCAGGTGCGCCCGGGCGAGCAGTTCAAAGCCGAACGCGACCTCCGGCTGCGCCTCAAGCGTACCTTCGATGAGCTGGGCATCGAAATCCCCTTCCCGCGCCGCACCATCTACGTGCGGGAAGAAAAAGAGCTGCCCCCGCGTCGCATTCAGGACGTAACTTCCGAGCAAGTGACTTTCGACAAAGAACCTCCCGAAACCGACTGAATCATGGTCTATCGGCAAGCCGATCAGCTCGACTTTACCATCGAAACGACGCCGCCCATGCCGCTGCCGCGGCGGGTGCTCATGGTTTCGCCCGATCATTTCGACGTGGAATACGTGATCAATCCCCACATGGAAGGGCACGTCGGCCAGGTGGATCGGGCACTGGCCCGCCGCCAGTGGGAGGCGCTGCGCGACACCTATCGGACGCTGGGCTTCGAGGTGCACGTGCTCGACGGCGTACCCGGCCTGCCCGACATGGTGTTCTGCGCCAACCAGACCCTCCCCTTCCTGCGCGGTGATGGCGGGCGCGGCGTCGTGCTCAGCCGCATGCATGCACCCCAGCGCCGCGACGAGGTGCCCCACCTCGCCCGCTTCTTCGAGCAGCAGGGCTATGCGCTGGTTTCCATCCCCGACGAAGTGCCCGGAAGCTTCGAGGGCATGGGCGACGCGCTCTGGCATCCGGGCCACGCGCTGCTCTGGGGCGGCTACGGCTTCCGCACGGATCAGGCCGTCTACGCGTGGCTGGCCCGTGAGCTGGGCGTTCGCGTGGTGGCACTGCACCTGACCGACCCGGACTTCTACCATCTGGACACCTGCCTGAGCCTGCTCGATGCCGGCACCGCGCTCTACGTGCCGGCCGCCTTCGACGAAGCGGGTCGCGCGCTGCTCCACCGCCTGATTCCCAACCTGATCGAAGTGCCCGAGCGCGAAGCGCGCGAGCTGCTGGCCTGCAACGCGCACTGCCCCGACGGCCGCCACGTGCTGATCCAGCGGGGCTGCACCGAAACCGTCGCCCGGCTGCGTGCGGCCGGCTTCGAGCCGATCGAACTGGACACCGGCGAGTTTCTGAAGTCGGGCGGTTCCGTCTTCTGCATGAAGCTGATGTTCTTCTGAGCCATGATCGAACGCATTACGATCTGCGGGCTGGGCCTGATCGGCGGCTCGCTGGCGATGGCCTGGAAGCGGGCGCGGCCGGAGCTGCATCTGACGGCTTTCGACCGGCGCGAGGTGCTTCGCCAGGCCCGTGAGCTTGGCGTCGTGGACGCCACTGCCGAAGATGTGGCCGAGGCCGTCGCCGAAGCCGATCTGGTGGTGCTGGCCGCGCCGCTGCGCGGCATTCTGTACCTGCTGGAGGAGATCGGCCCGCATCTGAAGCCGGGCGCCCGGGTGACCGACGTCTGTGGCGTCAAGCGCCCCATCATGGCGCACGCCCGGGAGATGCTGCCCGAGACGGTCACCTTCATCGGCGGGCACCCCATGGCCGGCTCCGAACGCCGCGGCCTGGCCAATGCCGATCCGTTTCTGTTCGAGAACGCCACCTACGTGCTCTGTCCGCCCCCCGGGAGCGACGCTGTCCGACTTCAGCAGGAGCACGAAGACCTGCTGGAGCTGATCCGACTGCTGGGTGCCCGCGTGCTGGTGCTCGACGCCGAACGGCACGACGCCATCGCCGCCGCCGTCAGCCACCTGCCCCAGCTTCTGGCCGTGCTGCTCGTCAACACGGCCGCCGAACTCAGCAAAGGCGACGAGACGTTCCTGCAGCTGGCCGCCGGGGGCTTCCGCGACATGACCCGGATCGCATCGTCGCCGTTCGACCTCTGGCGCGACGTGCTCTTTGCCAACGAGGGGCCGCTGCTCGACACGCTCGGTCACTTTGCGGCCAACCTGCAACGCCTGCGCAACCGCATCATCGAAGAAGACGAGCAGGCACTCGCGGAAGCCTTTGAGCAGGCCCGCCGGACGCGTGCCCGCATCCCGCGCGACACGAAAGGCTTCCTGCACCCGCTGGCCGACGTGTACGTCCGCATCGAGGATC contains these protein-coding regions:
- a CDS encoding mechanosensitive ion channel family protein translates to MLQTVTADTTQTLTDRLRADSLEVVQTLSAFWTELRNPNLWMGLLGTLLHIGLVVLLILIGLRVIDRAADRWMQRVADLPASHPRRQRASTLANLISSTARYTLWAVGLIMILSELGINVSALLATAGVAGLAIGFGAQTLVRDVISGVFLLFDDTIHVGDLVRVGNDTGTVEHIGVRLIKVRKFDGELLMIPAGELRIFGNRSIGFVRAIVEIGLAYEQDLDTILPVIERVASEWAQAHRDILLEEKPEVQAIMNFGDSAVTVRVAVQVRPGEQFKAERDLRLRLKRTFDELGIEIPFPRRTIYVREEKELPPRRIQDVTSEQVTFDKEPPETD
- a CDS encoding dimethylarginine dimethylaminohydrolase family protein translates to MVYRQADQLDFTIETTPPMPLPRRVLMVSPDHFDVEYVINPHMEGHVGQVDRALARRQWEALRDTYRTLGFEVHVLDGVPGLPDMVFCANQTLPFLRGDGGRGVVLSRMHAPQRRDEVPHLARFFEQQGYALVSIPDEVPGSFEGMGDALWHPGHALLWGGYGFRTDQAVYAWLARELGVRVVALHLTDPDFYHLDTCLSLLDAGTALYVPAAFDEAGRALLHRLIPNLIEVPEREARELLACNAHCPDGRHVLIQRGCTETVARLRAAGFEPIELDTGEFLKSGGSVFCMKLMFF
- a CDS encoding prephenate dehydrogenase, producing the protein MIERITICGLGLIGGSLAMAWKRARPELHLTAFDRREVLRQARELGVVDATAEDVAEAVAEADLVVLAAPLRGILYLLEEIGPHLKPGARVTDVCGVKRPIMAHAREMLPETVTFIGGHPMAGSERRGLANADPFLFENATYVLCPPPGSDAVRLQQEHEDLLELIRLLGARVLVLDAERHDAIAAAVSHLPQLLAVLLVNTAAELSKGDETFLQLAAGGFRDMTRIASSPFDLWRDVLFANEGPLLDTLGHFAANLQRLRNRIIEEDEQALAEAFEQARRTRARIPRDTKGFLHPLADVYVRIEDRPGALYRITRTLYEAGLNIQDIELLKVREGTGGTFRLGFATEADADRACEALRQAGIEAFRPDDHGN